In Hyphomicrobiales bacterium, one genomic interval encodes:
- the purE gene encoding 5-(carboxyamino)imidazole ribonucleotide mutase has translation MATSQPLVGIIMGSQSDWPTMRLAAEALSELEVAHETRIVSAHRTPDRLWSYARTARERGLKVIIAGAGGAAHLPGMAASLTSLPVLGVPIVSKALSGRDSLLSIVQMPAGIPVGTLAIGDAGARNAGLLAAQILALADPSLAARIDRLREAQTAAVAERPVG, from the coding sequence ATGGCGACATCGCAGCCACTGGTCGGCATCATCATGGGCAGCCAGTCCGACTGGCCGACCATGCGCCTGGCCGCCGAGGCCTTGAGCGAACTCGAGGTGGCGCACGAAACCCGCATCGTCTCGGCCCACCGCACGCCGGACCGCCTGTGGAGCTATGCGCGCACCGCCCGCGAGCGGGGCCTCAAGGTGATCATCGCGGGCGCCGGCGGAGCCGCGCACCTGCCCGGCATGGCCGCCTCGCTCACCAGCCTGCCCGTTCTCGGTGTGCCCATTGTCTCGAAGGCCCTTTCAGGTCGCGACAGCCTACTTTCGATCGTTCAAATGCCGGCCGGTATCCCCGTCGGCACGCTGGCGATCGGTGACGCGGGAGCGCGCAATGCCGGCCTGCTCGCCGCCCAGATCCTGGCCCTTGCCGATCCCTCGCTCGCCGCGCGCATCGATCGGCTTCGCGAGGCCCAGACCGCGGCCGTCGCCGAACGACCCGTAGGCTGA
- a CDS encoding DUF465 domain-containing protein, whose product MNREDELELRTRLARMRQQHHDLDCAIHALETRNADQLQLTRLKKQKLRLKDEIKVIENRLFPDIIA is encoded by the coding sequence ATGAACCGCGAGGATGAGCTCGAACTGCGCACACGCCTCGCCCGTATGCGCCAACAACATCACGACCTCGACTGCGCCATTCACGCACTCGAGACGCGCAACGCCGATCAGTTGCAGCTGACCCGTCTCAAGAAACAGAAATTGCGGCTCAAGGACGAGATCAAGGTCATCGAGAACAGGTTGTTTCCTGACATCATTGCCTGA
- a CDS encoding DUF465 domain-containing protein encodes MAVGAHLSELAEKHRLLDRKIEELLASPSSDDMEIQELKRQKLKLKDEMERLSATSH; translated from the coding sequence ATGGCTGTTGGAGCCCACCTCAGCGAGCTCGCTGAGAAGCATCGGCTTCTCGACCGCAAGATCGAGGAGCTTCTGGCGAGCCCGAGCAGTGACGACATGGAGATCCAGGAGCTGAAGCGACAAAAACTGAAGTTGAAGGACGAAATGGAGCGGCTCTCCGCCACATCGCACTGA
- a CDS encoding AMP-binding protein, with amino-acid sequence MSRYHDIYARWQLDPEGFWGEVAREIDWYRGWDRVFDPYMGEYGRWFSSAECNTAYNCLDRHLETRGEQAALIYDSPITGAKRTYTYRELTDEVATLAAVLLDLGVRKGDRVVIYMPMVAEAVIAMLATARIGAVHSVVFGGFAANELATRLEDAKPVAIISASCGIEPSRVVAYKPLLDKAIELSSHKPEACLVLQREQAKATLIEGRDHDWAVMVNAAKAAGKRAAPVPVAATDPLYILYTSGTTGQPKGVVRDNGGHMVALKWSMSAIYDIAPGEVFWAASDVGWVVGHSYIVYAPLLHGATTVVFEGKPVGTPDAGVFWRVIAEHGVSALFTAPTAFRAIKKEDPRGELIGNYDLSRFRTLFLAGERADPETIKWAEQKLQVPVIDHWWQTETGWTIAGNPVGLGMLPVKYGSPTVAMPGYDIRILDEQQNEVPRGQTGAISVKLPLPPGSFPTLWNNSQRFRDSYLADYPGYYKTADAGYMDEDGYVYVMARTDDIINVAGHRLSTGGMEEVIAQHPDVAECAVIGVADAMKGQIPAGFLVLNAGVKRDPAQIENEVVQLVRDRIGPVAAFKTALIVKRLPKTRSGKILRGTMRSIADGEAYKMPATIDDPVILDEIREALSVRGLPAKSAS; translated from the coding sequence ATGAGCCGATATCACGACATCTATGCCCGTTGGCAGCTGGACCCGGAGGGTTTCTGGGGCGAGGTGGCGCGCGAGATCGACTGGTACCGTGGCTGGGACAGGGTGTTCGACCCCTACATGGGCGAGTATGGGCGGTGGTTTTCCAGTGCGGAGTGCAATACCGCCTACAATTGCCTCGACCGCCATCTGGAGACGCGGGGCGAGCAGGCGGCCCTCATCTACGACAGCCCCATAACGGGGGCGAAACGTACCTACACCTACCGCGAGCTGACGGACGAGGTGGCAACACTCGCGGCGGTGCTGCTCGACCTCGGTGTGCGCAAGGGGGATCGCGTCGTCATCTACATGCCGATGGTGGCGGAGGCGGTGATCGCCATGCTCGCCACGGCTCGGATCGGGGCGGTGCATTCGGTGGTGTTCGGGGGCTTTGCCGCCAACGAGCTGGCAACGCGCCTCGAGGATGCAAAACCGGTGGCGATCATCTCGGCCTCCTGCGGCATCGAGCCGAGCCGGGTGGTGGCCTACAAGCCGTTGCTCGACAAGGCGATCGAGCTGTCCAGCCACAAGCCCGAGGCCTGTCTCGTGCTGCAACGCGAGCAGGCCAAGGCCACGCTGATCGAAGGGCGCGACCACGACTGGGCCGTGATGGTGAACGCGGCCAAGGCAGCCGGAAAGCGCGCGGCGCCGGTGCCGGTCGCGGCGACCGATCCGCTCTACATCCTCTATACCTCCGGCACGACGGGCCAACCGAAGGGCGTCGTACGCGACAACGGCGGGCACATGGTCGCCCTCAAGTGGTCGATGTCGGCGATCTACGACATCGCGCCGGGCGAGGTCTTCTGGGCGGCCTCGGACGTCGGCTGGGTGGTCGGACATTCCTACATCGTCTATGCGCCGCTGCTCCACGGTGCGACAACGGTCGTCTTCGAGGGCAAGCCCGTCGGCACGCCCGATGCCGGTGTCTTCTGGCGGGTGATCGCGGAGCACGGTGTTTCGGCCCTCTTCACCGCCCCGACCGCTTTCCGGGCCATCAAGAAGGAGGACCCGCGCGGCGAACTGATCGGCAACTACGACCTCAGCCGGTTCCGCACGCTGTTCCTGGCGGGCGAGCGGGCCGACCCCGAGACGATCAAGTGGGCCGAACAAAAACTCCAGGTGCCGGTCATCGATCACTGGTGGCAGACCGAAACGGGCTGGACGATCGCCGGCAATCCGGTCGGGCTCGGCATGTTGCCGGTCAAGTACGGCTCACCCACGGTCGCCATGCCGGGCTACGACATCCGCATCCTCGATGAGCAGCAGAACGAGGTGCCGCGCGGCCAAACGGGCGCGATCTCCGTGAAATTGCCGCTGCCGCCGGGCTCGTTTCCCACGCTTTGGAACAACAGCCAGCGGTTCCGCGACAGCTACCTCGCGGACTATCCCGGCTACTACAAGACGGCGGACGCCGGATACATGGACGAGGACGGTTACGTCTACGTCATGGCGCGTACCGACGACATCATCAACGTCGCCGGTCACCGGTTGTCGACGGGAGGCATGGAGGAGGTGATCGCGCAGCATCCGGACGTGGCGGAGTGCGCGGTCATCGGCGTCGCCGATGCCATGAAGGGGCAGATCCCGGCCGGCTTCCTGGTGCTCAATGCCGGCGTCAAGCGCGATCCGGCGCAGATCGAGAACGAGGTCGTACAGCTGGTGCGCGACCGGATCGGCCCGGTCGCCGCGTTCAAGACGGCACTCATCGTCAAGCGGCTGCCCAAGACGCGGTCGGGCAAGATCCTGCGTGGGACGATGCGCTCTATCGCCGACGGTGAGGCCTACAAGATGCCGGCGACCATCGACGATCCGGTGATCCTCGACGAAATCCGCGAGG
- a CDS encoding AMP-binding protein, whose translation MASRDAASPYDMGLDRNPANHQPLSPLSLFERTAATFPAATAIVHGRTRTTYADYYARSRRLASALSRIGVTKGDTVTVMLSNTPAMLEAHMGVPMTGAVLHSLNTRLDAAIVAFQLDHAESKVLVTDREFAPVMKEALALARVKPRVIDYDDPEFPQTGERLGDLDYEEFLSSGDPAFEWRLPGDEWDAISLNYTSGTTGNPKGVVYHHRGAYLMCFANALASGLGRHPVYLWTLPMFHCNGWCFPWTISAVAGTHVCLRWVRAKAMYEAIADHGVTHLCGAPIVMSTLLNAPAEEKRGFPQTVTFNTAAAPPPEAVLAAMADAGFEVTHLYGLTETYGPAVVNEWKGEWSALEGPERARKKARQGVRYTALEGLSVRDPATMQAVPSDGETMGEVMCRGNIVMKGYLKNEKATGEAFAGGWFHTGDLGVMHPDGYIQLKDRSKDIIISGGENISSIEVEDVLYKHPAVQAVGVVARPDEHWGETPCAFIELRPGAVVTADELLAFCRERLARFKCPRHFVFAEIPKTSTGKIQKFRLREMARED comes from the coding sequence ATGGCCTCCCGCGACGCCGCCTCACCCTACGACATGGGACTCGACCGCAACCCGGCGAACCATCAGCCGCTGTCGCCGTTGAGCCTGTTCGAGCGCACCGCCGCAACCTTCCCCGCCGCCACCGCCATTGTCCACGGCCGAACGCGCACGACCTATGCCGACTATTACGCCCGCTCACGCCGCCTCGCCTCGGCCCTCTCGCGGATCGGCGTTACGAAAGGCGACACGGTGACGGTGATGCTCTCGAACACGCCAGCCATGCTCGAGGCGCACATGGGCGTGCCGATGACGGGCGCCGTGCTCCACAGTCTCAACACTCGGCTCGACGCCGCCATCGTCGCCTTCCAGCTCGACCATGCCGAAAGCAAGGTGCTCGTCACCGACCGCGAGTTCGCACCGGTCATGAAGGAGGCGCTCGCGCTCGCCAGGGTGAAGCCCCGCGTCATCGACTACGACGATCCCGAGTTTCCACAGACCGGCGAGCGGCTCGGCGATCTCGACTACGAGGAATTCCTCTCCTCGGGCGATCCGGCATTCGAATGGCGCCTGCCGGGCGACGAATGGGACGCAATCTCCCTCAATTATACCTCCGGCACCACCGGCAACCCGAAGGGCGTTGTCTACCACCATCGCGGCGCCTATCTCATGTGTTTCGCCAACGCACTCGCCTCCGGACTTGGACGCCACCCGGTCTATCTCTGGACACTGCCGATGTTCCACTGCAACGGCTGGTGCTTTCCCTGGACCATTTCCGCCGTCGCCGGCACGCACGTCTGTCTCCGCTGGGTGCGCGCGAAAGCGATGTACGAGGCGATAGCCGACCATGGCGTCACCCACCTCTGCGGCGCCCCGATCGTCATGTCGACGCTGCTCAATGCACCTGCGGAGGAAAAACGCGGGTTCCCGCAGACCGTCACCTTCAACACTGCCGCCGCCCCGCCGCCCGAGGCCGTGCTCGCCGCCATGGCCGATGCCGGTTTCGAGGTGACGCACCTCTACGGCCTGACGGAGACTTACGGCCCGGCCGTCGTCAACGAGTGGAAGGGGGAATGGTCGGCACTCGAGGGCCCGGAGCGGGCCAGGAAGAAAGCCCGCCAGGGCGTGCGCTACACGGCCCTCGAAGGCCTCAGCGTGCGCGACCCCGCGACCATGCAGGCGGTCCCCTCCGACGGCGAGACGATGGGCGAGGTCATGTGCCGCGGCAACATCGTCATGAAGGGCTACCTGAAGAACGAGAAGGCGACCGGCGAGGCCTTCGCCGGCGGCTGGTTCCACACCGGTGACCTCGGCGTCATGCACCCCGACGGCTACATCCAGCTCAAGGATCGCTCCAAGGACATCATCATCTCGGGCGGGGAGAACATATCTTCGATCGAGGTCGAGGACGTCCTCTACAAGCACCCCGCCGTCCAGGCGGTTGGCGTCGTCGCGCGTCCCGATGAGCACTGGGGCGAGACGCCATGCGCCTTCATCGAGTTGCGCCCCGGGGCCGTGGTGACAGCGGATGAATTGCTCGCCTTCTGCCGCGAGCGCCTCGCCCGGTTCAAATGCCCGCGACATTTCGTCTTCGCGGAAATTCCGAAAACCTCCACGGGCAAGATCCAGAAGTTCAGACTGCGGGAGATGGCGCGCGAGGACTGA